Below is a genomic region from Thalassophryne amazonica chromosome 3, fThaAma1.1, whole genome shotgun sequence.
tacttccccagcctaggctggcacccatttacagctggctggactgggacattgcagatgaacagtcttgtccaaggacacagactggcTGCATGACTGGAATAATACAGATTCTGTATTATTTAATGTTGTGCAGTAATGTGAAGGTAGAACTGTGCTTCACCCAGTCTGAAATTTTGCTCCAATAACACAAATGTGAACTCTAGCAACTAACAACAGCAAACATATAAACATGAGCACTAAGGCTTATAATGTGAACACAGCCGAAGTAAGGAGtggagggaaaaaagaaaaaaaataccctTTTTTCCCTTGTTTGTTGGAAAACAAACTCTGAAGCTTTTAATAGCCATAATTAATATCAACTATCAACCCTGGGCATGACCTCTGAACTTTGTAGGTTAGTAGGTTCAAAAATCAAAAGGCACCTTGGCAAAGATTAGCAACCTGCCATCTGCAACTGTTTCGAAACAACATACCCTGATTACCCGAGTGTAGTGACAGATCAGTTTTTGGTTACGATAATAATGGATTTACTGAATCCTGGAGTATTGCCTCTTACATTGTCTGACTTTTGTGTCCACTCAGCCAAATGGACACATGTGGACATCAATGTTACTGGACTCTTTAATCTGAATTATGCATGCAGGACCATAAAACTATTTCCTTTTAATTCACTAACATTCATTCAATCACTTAAGGTGAGGTTGATGTAAGCGGAAAATAACTTGTCCTCTACTGCGTGAGATGATGCACTCAGTTGTCCTTGTGTCCTTCCATCTAATTAACTGCTGGTTTTGGCCCCTCTTCAATTATGATTCTGAGCCACCTTTATGGAACCACCAAGGCCATACGTATTATATACCTCTGGACCTGTGAGCGCTGTAAATCCTCAATGTGATGGGAAAACTTTCAAGCTGCTCAGTTTACAGTTTACCTCACTAACATTTGTACAAAGTGTTTCTCACTGTGCATGTTCACAGTTAAAGGGAGATAACTATGCCATTAATGAATTTTATCAATGCATGCGCAAACTGTGTGATGTGGGTCGTATGTATCACATGTTACTATGTGTTGGTGGAATTTCTGTTGTCTCAAGTTGGTCTCCCACTGCAGATTTTTGGCCTTCCTGATTCCAAAAATTAGGAAATCGGGATGGATTTATTACAATAGCAGGCAAACGTTCTGTGTCATATTTATTAAACAGTAGGTTAGTGCAGACTACAAACGATTTTGAATGCAGCCCCATGAGAGGACAGCTTCCGAGCACGCTCACAGCTTTACACTGTGCAGTCTACGCACTAACGCCCACGGTTATAACAAGACTTTTCCACAAAGGTAAATGCATCTGTGACCATCTGAAAACTATTTTCTGCTGAAGAGTGCAGCATGCTTTTCATGAGATTATAGATGTCTATTGTAATTCCAGAGGAGATTTAAAGGGGTCAGTGAACAGTGACTCTTTGAATGCACCACTACTCACACACCACATACACTGTTGCACTTGCTGCTTGGTCCGGTCAGTTTCACCCCAGTGTAATGAAATCGGCCAATTATaacacaatctgcattgtattttagctGCCAAATCCAGATTCAAGCAGAAACTATTAATTTCAAGATGCACTGATGAAATAATAACAAAGCCATCCATAAAAATGCAGTAAGACACATGGTATGTGTTGTCTGGCAAAGGCTATGCAAGGCGGAGCGACAGATGATGGTCTAGCTTCTTATAATATGACACTCCACACACGCTCTGGCCACAGTCCATTCTCTTGGCTCCACACTGCACTTGGGCCACGCTCTTATTGCTCACATGCCCTGACTTTTGCAAAATATTGCCCCATATCTGCGCAAATTACATCAGACTATTTATTCACTGTTTGGGATCatgatgtgtacccacaccacaaaATTTTAGAACATGTTCAGAACTTTCATAATAGCTCAAAAGGACCTACAGTGCTACTTTTACTACCTATTAATGCCTTTTACACCCCATTTTAGGCCGTAATTGAGATGTAGCCAATCGTCAAAAACCTGCAATGGGAAACTAGTACTATTCCTCCTTGTCTCATGTGCTGAAGTCGTTTTGCTGAAGTACCAATATTTTCTAAACTGTTCACATTTTAAAGCAATCTATCTGgcacttctgtgtgtgtgtgtgtgtgtgtgtgtgtgtgtgtgtgtgtgtgtgtgtgtgtgtgtgtgtgtgtgtgtgtgtgtgtgtgtgtgtgtgtgtgtgtgtgtgtgtgtgtgttctctacAGTATGTCACCATCTTCTATGCTGAAGCTTGATCTGCGACTGGAGTCAACTGAGGCTTCAGGAGACATCGCAGAGAGCAGCGGGTCTCCGCCCATAGGAGACAATGGCTCGTCCATCATCAGGAAGCCTAAGTCACTTCTCCTCCCTTGCAAATCCAGTCCACCCAGATCACCCAGCCCCGACATGCCATCTGAGAAGTGTGGTATCCCATCACACAAGTCCAGCGACGGCGCAAAGTCAAAGGGCTGGGAGCTGCCCACAGCCGGGAACTGAACAGGCAGCTGGGGCTGGAGATGCTGGGGCGGTGGAAGCAGCTGCCTGGGCTGAGGTGGAGCCTGGctctggtggtggaggtggtgctgAGGAAGAAAGTAGTGCTGCTGGGCCTGTGgttgagcctggttctgatgtAGGTGCTGGTTTTGGTGGTGGACCTGTGCATGGGTGTGGAGAAATGTCTCTTCTGGGCTGGTCTCTTGTTTTATATGAGAAGACATCAAGTCAGCCAGGTTGGGGCCAGAGGGAGACGTGTTGGGCAAGCCGTGCAGAAGAGCCTGCATCTCCAACTTCTGTTCAGAGTGGGTGGGGTAGTACTGTCAGTACTGACATATTTGCTGAATCAATGCTGCCATTATTTAGGAAATTTCCCTTCCCAGCAATTATTGGCAAATCCAATAACAACTTAGTTCCAATTTGATGCTAGCATAATGTTTTAATGCATCAAAAGTTCACATTCTGCTCAGCAGTCAATTTGGTTTGAGTCACTGCTTTTAAATGTGATacctcaaaacaacaaaaaaaaaccttacttTGCAAATAATGTGTACTActgtattgtaaaaaaaaagtaggttGCAGTATTTTTCAAATTGTAAGTTTGGCTTTGAAACTACAATCAATGTCTAGACTTCCCCACGTCTGATATGTGTATTTTTACGTGTGTGGTTGGTTTATTCATACCTGAATGCGTAGCAACAGCTGTTTGTTCTCCATCTCCATCCTTTTGAAGTTGTTTTCTACCTCTCTGGTCCGCTGCACATCCTTCTGCATACGTTTGATGTATTCTACAGATGCTCTCAGTATAGTGCCCTTGTTCCAGCGCACATCACTGTGCACATACAAAATTACACACATGCACTTGTCATTCTGTGGGTCTGCAACATGCAATGCAGCAGTAAGTACTGACATTTCAATCAACATGCTGCATCTACACTTCAAATGCAGATTCACAAAAGCAGCTTACAGATCGTTTGTTTTTGGGATCATGGCGCCTAGCTCTTTAATGCGATCATTAATGTTGAATCTCCTCCGTCTTTCAACTATAGAAGAGGACagaagaggaaaagaaaaaagaaataatgaGGACAAGAGCAAACAGCAACCTTTAGAGTTCCAAAAATAAAGGTGCAGTATTATCAGTAATAGTTCCAGCGTATGATAGGTTGGCAACAATGGATATGCATAAAGAAAAGGACAgacagcgacacacacacacacacacaggttcacAGGCAATTGCACTTTAATGCCAGAACAGCAGAAATAAGCAGGTTAACCATCCACCCGCTGGTTGCACTGTGTCAGCTAAATCAATGTAGAGTATAAAATGTTTTTTGCAAGGTAGAGATTATGGTGGTTGTGTGGGAGTGTGTACGCATGCCTGCCTCTGTGAGTATAACAATGAGAAGATTGTAACTACCATCATATAAATTATAAATCATGCTGAGAGGGAAACACTTACTCAGATTGTGGTTGTCTTTCTTTTGTCTCTCCTTGGCCAGTGCACGGGCTTCTGTTTCTTTGCAATAACAAAACTTAATTAACTAATGGCAGTGATTGTGCCACATCTCAACACAAACAGTGTTTCAAATGTGTCAACAGATGACAaagacagacataaattacagaccaGACTACAAGAATCCTTTAATGACTAAATGACTGGAGAACATCATGACCTTATTCTTCAGTATAACTTAACGTCTTAATTGTTCCAGGCTATAAACAACATCATGCAAAATTTCTCATTTTTCGCACCTGACAGTTCTCTTTTGATAGTCAAATTTGCAGGACAAGAGTTACTGGTCATGGCACCGGCTGGCCCCTTCATCCCAGGACCCGTATAAACATCCAGATGACTGCTGGACAGAGGGAGCTGGGAAGGAAATACACACACTTAGAAAAACCTACGAAGGACAAATACAATGAATCAACTGTTATATGTCAACAGCAACAGGACATCTGCAATAGGAGCAAGGCCAGGAAGAGACATTTTACCAGCTCCTTTTACCTTTAGCGTCCACTTATCTGAAACTACACCAGAGGCTGAAGAGAGCACATGGAAGTTTTGTGCTCCTGGGACACTTTGATGGATTAGTGTGAGGGAAGCTCAGTTCTTAATCCTGAAATTTCAACAACTGTTACATGATGAGTTTGCTCTAACTCATCTCAACaaagtctgtctgtctgcagaCACTAAAACTCAAAAAGTGTTCAGACTACAGCAAATCTTCGTAGAGATTTGGTTGCCGGGTTAAAGAAGAGCTGAGCAtatttttcaaaattttctttcatgcttttgtttctttcaAATATTGTGAGATACGGGGTTTACTTTTATCTCAGTCTTTAACATTCTCCCCTCATGATGTCATGAAGTGCTGATTggaacttaaaaaacaaaaacaactgaaTGCAATCCTCTGTCAGTTGACAGAcataacagcactcagagtgcagctTACATGTGAGCAGACGGAACGCTCAACTTAATCACACTGAAATGTAGCAACAAGTCAAACTGAGGTCACACTGACCTGAACTTAAACTCCACATTTCCTGAAGaactcatttacaacttaaaACCCGAAACCTGAAGTACTTTTATAAAGTGAGTGGTTGTGTTCAGCATGCAGTAAAGTGCTGATAACAGGAGATAATGCAATAATCTCACACCTAAGTACAGTCTGTCGGACAGAGAGCAGTGGCTGCCTCTATCTTATCTCACTCTCTCTTTATGACATGATTCTCCTGAATGTCCTGCTACTCTTCCATGTTTTGTGGTCTCCTAACACTTGCACTTTAGACATTGCATAGTGAGAGCAACTAAATAGATAtgattttcttttaattgtacAGTATACTTTCATGAGTGTGAGGACTTTTTACATCTTTTTATGACTTGTGCCGTACTCCCTGAAGTGAGGGCACGTGTGTCACAACTAATCTAATGAGACCTGAAAGATAATAATAAAAGATATCTTATCTGGCGGCTACTGTCTGAGCAGAGAGATCAAATACATTCAtaaccacaaacatgcacacagaccTCTGCAGAGTCTCTCCTGTATGTAAACTATGGGCTCTGTGAAAACTACACAAATCTTCTGAAGACTGCAAGAAATAAGGACAAATTTTCATTAGATGTAAGAACTTGATAatgtagggttttgttttgttttttagaaatAAGTGTTGGGGATTGTTTGGGGGGAAAATGAACTGTCCACATGATTCTTTGTGGTTCTTCAATGAAAATCCCTCGTGAACAGCCCCTCTAACCACATTAAATCAGTCTTAATCACATTAATCAATTCTAACAGAGAACAATTATATTATGACAGTCACTAACATTATTTTGAATGATCCGATATACAATGCACTTATTACAGTCAATActgcaatatacagtagtgttcagaataatagtagtgctatgtgactaaaaagattaatccaggttttgagtatatttcttattgttacatgggaaacaaggcaccagtagattctcacaaatccaacaagaccaagcattcatgatatgcacactcttaaggctatgaaattgggctattagtaaaaaagtagaaaagggggtgttcacaataatagtagtgtggcattcagtcagtgagttcatcaattttgtggaacaaacaggtgtgaatcaggtgtccactatttaaggatgaagccagcacctgttgaacatgcttttctctttgaaagcctgaggaaaatgtgacgttcaagacactgttcagaagaacagcgtagtttgattaaaaagttgattggagaggggaaaacttatacgcaggtgcaaagaattataggctgttcatctacaatgatctccaatgctttaaaatggaccaaaaaaccagagacgcatggaagaaaacggaaaacaaccatcaaaatggatagaagaataaccagaatggcaaaggctcacccactgatcagctccaggatgatcaaagacagtctggagttacctgtaagtgctgtgacagttagaagacacctgtgtgaagctaatttatttgcaagaatcccccacaaagtccctctgttaaataaaagacgtgcagaagaggttacaatttgccaaagaacacatcaactggcctaaagagaaatggaggaatattttgtggactgatgagagtaaaattgttctttttgggtccaaggaccgcagacagtttgtgagacgacccccaaactctgaattcaagccacagttcacagtgaagacagtgaagcatggtggtgcaagcatcatgatatgggcatgtttctcctacgatGGTGTtgcgcctatatatcgcataccaggtatcatggatcagtttggatatgtcagaatacttgaagaggtcatgttgccttatgctgaagaggacatgcccttgaaatgggtgtttcaagtcaatgaccccaagcacactagtaaacaggcaaaatcttggttccaaaccaactaaattaatgcctcgcagatgtgaagaaatcatgaaaaactgtggttatacaactaaatactagtttagtgattcacaggattgctaaaaaaagcagtttgaacataacagttttgagtttgtagtgacaacagcagatgctactattattgtgaacacccccttttctacttttttttactaatagcccaatttcatagccttaagagtattcatatcatgaatgcttgatcttgttggatttgtgagaatctactggtaccttgtttcccatgtaacaataagaaatatactcaaaacctggattaatctttttagtcacatagcactactattattctgaacactactgtagatatatATCACGGGCATGAATATCAGGTTTTagggttttattgatttttttgccAGGGTGGAGTGATTGTACAGAATACCTCATGAATGATATTAAAAAGTAAGAATTGTGTGATGTTTGTCCTACACATGTCCCTGTGTGGGACAAATAGCTATGTCGATGGGATAAAGGGCAAAGCTGAATGAtagctttttattttatgtacgaggtctgtcaataaagtataggtcctttttatttttttcaaaaactatatggattttattcatatgtttttacgtcagacatgcttgaaccctcgtgcgcatgcgtgagtttttccacgcctgtcggtaacgtcattcacctgtgagcactccttgtgggaggagtcgtccagcccctcgtcggaattcgtttgtctgagaagttgctgagagactggtgctttgtttgatcaaaattttttctaaacctgtgagacacatcgaagtggacacggttcgaaaaattaagttggttttcggtgaaaattttaacggctgatgagagattttgaggtgatactgtcgctttaaggacttcccacggtgcaagacgtcgcgcagcgctctcaggcgccgttgtcagcctgtttcaagctgaaaacctccacatttcaggctctattgatccaggacgtcgtgagagaacagagaagtttcagaagaagtcggtttcagcattttatccggatattccactgttaaaggagattttttttaatgaaagacgggacgcagccggcgcggtgcggcggcacaggaaaaacacctctgtgttgataaccatttgtaaaatccaggcggcttttgatggctttcagtggagtgagtatatgagaaattgtttaacagctggacatgttccaacttgtccttaaggcttccaactgaggtgtttttcctgtggcggagcgtcgcagcggctgcgagccggcgctgcaatccgtccgcacgtctttcattaaaaaaatctcctttaacagtggaatatccagataaaatgctgaaaccgacttcttctgaaacttctctgttctctcacaacgtcctggatcaatagagcctgaaatgtggaggttttcagcttgaaacaggctgacgacggcgcctgagagcactgcgcgacgtctcgcaccgtgggaagtccttaaagcgacagtatcacctcaaaatctctcatcagccgttaaaattttcacagaaaaccagcttaatttttcgaaccatgtccacttcgatgtgcctcacaggtttagaaaaaattttgatcaaacaaagcgccagtctctcagcaacttctcagacaaaggaattccgacgaggggctggacgactcctcccacaaggagtgctcacaggcgaatgacgtcaccgacaggcgtggaaaaactcacgcatgcgcacgagggttcaagcatgtctgacgtaaaacatatgaatgaaatccatatagtttttgaaaaaaataaaaaggacctatactttattgacagccctcgtatatgcaaTAGCTATAAAGAGTGTGAATTTGcacatattttattatttattgtacTTATTTATGATGCCAAATAGGGATGTCCCAAGCAAgctttctttttcatttgtttattcatttgtttattgCTCCAATCCTGATCCAAGTCACTTAATATTGAGTATTTGCCGATACAGAATcccgatatcaaatcaaatcaattttatttatataacgccaaatcacaacaaacagttgccccaaggcgctttatattgtaaggcaaggccatacaataattacggaaaaaccccaacggtcaaaatgaccccctgtgagcaagcacttggcagcagtgggaaggaaaatctcccttttaacaggaagaaacctccagcagaaccaggctcagggaggggcagtcttctgctgggactggttggggctgagggagagaaccaggaaaaagacatgctgtggaggggagaagagatcaatcactaatgattaaatgcagagtggtgcatacagagcaaaaagagaaagaaacactcagtgcatcatgggaaccccccagcagtctaagtctatagcagcataactaagggatggttcagggtcacccgatccagctctaactataagctttagcaaaaaggaaagttttaagcctaatcttaaaagtagagagggtgtctgtctccctgatctgaattgggagctgtttccacaggagaggagcctgaaagctgaaggctctgcctcccattctactcttacaaaccctaggaactacaagtaagcttgcagtctgagagcgaagcgctctattggggtgatatggtactatgaggtccctaagatgggacctgattattcaaaatcttataagtaagaagaagaattttaaattctattctagaattaacaggaagccaatgaagagaggccaatatgggtgagatatgctctctccttctagtccctgtcagtactctagctgcagcattttgaattaactgaaggcttttcagggaacttttaggacaacctgataataatgaattacaatagtccagcctagaggaaataaatgc
It encodes:
- the tfeb gene encoding transcription factor EB isoform X1, with the protein product MASRIGLRMQLMRDQLQQEEQRERQQQQQQNGAVQYIQQRMAGPPAPTPAISTPQHYQSMQVPMEVLKVETHLENPTDYHIRQSRRQQVKEYLSTTYATKQTVHAVAGLMPPSPPKTMGPPASSASAPLPRHSPHMCTEQLLSGNSAPNSPMAMLNIGSTHEKEINEVIDDIISMQSNYDDFQAYAESVQMPNTLPLSSSHLDVYTGPGMKGPAGAMTSNSCPANLTIKRELSETEARALAKERQKKDNHNLIERRRRFNINDRIKELGAMIPKTNDLDVRWNKGTILRASVEYIKRMQKDVQRTREVENNFKRMEMENKQLLLRIQKLEMQALLHGLPNTSPSGPNLADLMSSHIKQETSPEETFLHTHAQVHHQNQHLHQNQAQPQAQQHYFLPQHHLHHQSQAPPQPRQLLPPPQHLQPQLPVQFPAVGSSQPFDFAPSLDLCDGIPHFSDGMSGLGDLGGLDLQGRRSDLGFLMMDEPLSPMGGDPLLSAMSPEASVDSSRRSSFSIEDGDIL
- the tfeb gene encoding transcription factor EB isoform X2, with the translated sequence MASRIGLRMQLMRDQLQQEEQRERQQQQQQNGAVQYIQQRMAGPPAPTPAISTPQHYQSMQVPMEVLKVETHLENPTDYHIRQSRRQQVKEYLSTTYATKQTVHAVAGLMPPSPPKTMGPPASSASAPLPRHSPHMCTEQLLSGNSAPNSPMAMLNIGSTHEKEINEVIDDIISMQSNYDDFQAYAESVQMPNTLPLSSSHLDVYTGPGMKGPAGAMTSNSCPANLTIKRELSEARALAKERQKKDNHNLIERRRRFNINDRIKELGAMIPKTNDLDVRWNKGTILRASVEYIKRMQKDVQRTREVENNFKRMEMENKQLLLRIQKLEMQALLHGLPNTSPSGPNLADLMSSHIKQETSPEETFLHTHAQVHHQNQHLHQNQAQPQAQQHYFLPQHHLHHQSQAPPQPRQLLPPPQHLQPQLPVQFPAVGSSQPFDFAPSLDLCDGIPHFSDGMSGLGDLGGLDLQGRRSDLGFLMMDEPLSPMGGDPLLSAMSPEASVDSSRRSSFSIEDGDIL